The Daucus carota subsp. sativus chromosome 9, DH1 v3.0, whole genome shotgun sequence genome window below encodes:
- the LOC108201609 gene encoding glutathione S-transferase T3-like — protein sequence MNPNNPPPPNSQNPNPQFPYPYPNSYFPNPQNFNFNSQIPNSQHPFPHSQASQFPFPYPQNSPYPFSFPHFPNSQFETQQSPVNIQNSPDSQVPAFANTNFVDLNDDYEENEDVRENTGHWTWVEDKLLISAWLNVSIDPLIGTDQKAEAFWDRIKQYCEEDNPGVIKRGVVAMRKRWQRINEGAQKFGSCYDEAQRMIGSGSNLDNIIEKAHELHLAQYKKKTNFDNHWRELRRHPKWRTPTTSASSKRTKLSSSGAYSSEGNNDTPTSDEFELVRPKGTKAAKRKGKGKATTAEVEEYEAIQVNDLRKMNIMDTINEMKQKEIETRQRIYSFLLSI from the coding sequence ATGAATCCAAATAACCCTCCTCCTCCAAATTCTCAAAATCCAAACCCTCAGtttccatatccatatccaaattcttattttccaaaccctcaaaattttaattttaattctcaaattccaaATTCTCAACACCCATTTCCACATTCTCAAGCTTCTCAATTTCCGTTTCCATATCCTCAAAATTCTCCTTATCCATTCTCATTTCCTCACTTTCCAAATTCACAATTTGAAACACAACAATCACCTGTCAATATCCAAAATTCTCCAGATTCGCAAGTGCCGGCCTTTGCTAACACAAATTTTGTTGATCTAAATGATGATTATGAGGAAAACGAAGATGTACGTGAAAATACTGGTCACTGGACGTGGGTTGAAGATAAGCTCTTGATAAGTGCATGGTTGAACGTGTCAATTGATCCACTTATCGGTACTGATCAAAAAGCCGAAGCCTTTTGGGACAGAATTAAGCAATATTGTGAAGAGGACAATCCCGGCGTCATCAAAAGAGGGGTTGTGGCTATGAGAAAAAGGTGGCAACGAATAAATGAAGGTGCTCAGAAATTTGGGTCATGTTATGATGAGGCTCAACGAATGATTGGGAGTGGTTCAAACTTGGATAACATAATTGAGAAAGCTCATGAACTCCATTTGGCTCAATACAAGAAAAAGACGAATTTTGATAATCATTGGCGTGAGCTTCGTAGACATCCCAAGTGGAGAACTCCTACAACTAGTGCAAGTTCTAAAAGAACTAAATTAAGTAGTTCTGGAGCTTACTCATCGGAGGGAAATAACGATACACCAACATCTGATGAATTTGAACTAGTTCGTCCAAAAGGTACAAAGGCTGCTAAAAGAAAGGGAAAGGGGAAGGCAACAACTGCGGAAGTTGAAGAATATGAAGCTATTCAAGTTAATGACTTGAGAAAAATGAACATAATGGATACAATAAATGAAATGAAGCAAAAAGAAATTGAGACTCGACAAagaatatattcatttttacTTTCTATATAA
- the LOC108202080 gene encoding monothiol glutaredoxin-S2, with the protein MERVTSMVSERLVVIFSKTNCCISHTVKSLLHDFGVNPVVYELDEIPRGREIETALAMLGRNPVVPAVFIGGELVGGANEVMTLHLQRNLRPMLTRAGAMWV; encoded by the coding sequence ATGGAGAGGGTTACGAGTATGGTGTCCGAGAGGTTGGTAGTGATCTTTAGCAAGACTAATTGCTGCATTAGCCACACTGTCAAGTCACTCTTGCATGATTTTGGAGTTAATCCTGTTGTTTACGAGCTTGATGAGATCCCTAGAGGCCGTGAGATCGAGACTGCGCTGGCAATGCTGGGCCGCAATCCGGTGGTGCCAGCCGTGTTTATTGGTGGTGAACTTGTGGGAGGAGCCAATGAAGTCATGACTCTTCACCTCCAACGTAACTTAAGGCCTATGCTTACCCGAGCCGGAGCTATGTGGGTTTAA
- the LOC108202994 gene encoding ISWI chromatin-remodeling complex ATPase CHR11-like, producing MTKFSDESQSKGEKSSEEEQLNNQMMEKEDDDELEAVGRTATDSEDDDAADDQDDDDNEDGNEEANGEVSKCEKARLREMQRLKKQKMKELLDAQNAAIDADNNKGKGRLKYLLQQTEIFAHFAESDKSSKKKTNGKGRHASKVTEEEEDEEYLKEEEDELSGGVNTRLLVQPSCIQGKMRDYQLAGLNWLIRLYENGINGILADEMGLGKTLQTISLLGYLHEFRGISGPHMVVAPKSTLGNWMNEIRRFFPTLRAVKFLGNPEERRYIREDLLAAGSFDICVTSFEMAIKEKSALRQFSWRYIIIDEAHRIKNENSILSKTMRLFNTNFRLLITGTPLQNNLHELWSLLNFLLPEIFSSSETFDEWFGISGENDQEEVVQQLHKVLRPFLLRRLKSDVEKGLPPKKETLLKVGMSQMQKQYYKALLQKDLEVVNAGGERKRLLNIAMQLRKCCNHPYLFRGAEPGPPYTTGDHLVKNSGKMVLLDKLLPKLKERDSRVLIFSQMTRLLDILEDYLMYRGYLYCRIDGNTGGDDRDASVDAFNKPGSEKFVFLLSTRAGGLGINLATADIVILYDSDWNPQVDLQAQDRAHRIGQKKEVQVFRFCTEYTIEEKVIERAYKKLALDALVIQQGRLAEQKTVNKDELLQMVRFGAEMVFSSKDSTITDEDIDRIIAKGEEATAELDAKMKKFTEDAIKFKMDAAKLYDFDDDKEENKVDFKKIVSDNWVEPPRRERRRNYSEADYFRQTMRQSGPSRPKELRGPRMPPLHDFQFFNSQRLAELYEKEFRYLVQANHRNHTKDSMDIDEAEGGGDPLTAEEQEEREQLLDEGFSTWTKRDFNTFIRACEKYGRNDVKAIASEMEGKTDEEVQRYAEVFKERYKELNDYDRIIKDIERGEVRISRKDEIMKAIGKKMDRYKNPWTELKIQYGQNEGKLYTEECDRFILCMTHKLGYGNWDELKAAFRTSLLFQFNWFVKSRTTTELARRCDTLIRLVERENHEFEERERQARKEKKLEKNDTQLKRPMPVEITDNE from the exons ATGACGAAGTTTTCCGACGAGTCACAGTCCAAAGGCGAGAAATCGTCGGAAGAAGAGCAGCTAAACAACCAGATGATGGAGAAGGAAGATGACGACGAGCTTGAAGCTGTCGGGAGAACCGCCACCGATTCCGAAGACGATGACGCCGCCGACGATCAGGACGACGACGATAACGAG GATGGTAATGAGGAGGCGAATGGAGAAGTCAGTAAGTGTGAGAAGGCAAGGCTACGGGAAATGCAACGACTGAAGAAGCAGAAGATGAAAGAGCTGCTGGATGCTCAAAATGCTGCTATTGATGCTGAT aACAATAAGGGAAAGGGGCGTTTGAAGTATCTTTTGCAGCAAACGGAGATCTTTGCACATTTTGCTGAAAGCGATAAGTCGTCAAAGAAGAAGACAAACGGAAA AGGTCGTCATGCTTCCAAAGttactgaagaagaagaagatgaggaATATCTCAAGGAAGAGGAAGATGAGCTTTCTGGGGGAGTGAATACGCGGCTACTCGTTCAACCCTCTT GTATTCAAGGTAAGATGAGGGATTACCAACTTGCAGGTTTGAATTGGCTAATTCGCTTATATGAGAATGGTATAAATGGAATCCTCGCAGATGAGATG GGGCTTGGCAAAACATTGCAAACCATCTCCTTGCTTGGTTATTTGCATGAATTTAGAGGCATTTCTGGTCCCCACATGGTTGTTGCTCCAAAATCTACTCTTGGAAATTGGATGAATGAAATTCGGCGTTTTTTCCCAACACTTCGTGCAGTCAAGTTCCTAGGAAATCCTGAAGAACGA AGATACATACGAGAAGACTTACTAGCTGCTGGGAGTTTTGACATTTGTGTCACCAGTTTTGAAATGGCAATTAAAGAGAAGTCTGCCTTGCGCCAGTTTAGCTGGCGCTACATAATCATTGATGAAGCTCATAGGATCAAGAATGAGAACTCAATTCTTTCAAAAACTATGAGACTTTTTAATACAAACTTCCGCCTTCTTATTACTGGAACTCCCCTTCAG AACAATCTCCATGAACTCTGGTCTCTACTGAACTTTCTACTACCAGAGATATTTAGCTCCTCGGAAACTTTTGATGAATGGTTTGGAATTTCTGGTGAAAATGACCAGGAGGAGGTTGTTCAACAGCTCCATAAG GTCCTTCGTCCATTCCTTCTGCGAAGGTTAAAATCTGATGTTGAGAAAGGCTTGCCCCCGAAGAAGGAAACTCTACTCAAGGTTGGCATGTCCCAAATGCAGAAGCAGTACTACAAGGCTTTATTACAGAAAGATCTTGAGGTTGTAAATGCTGGTGGTGAGCGTAAGCGCCTTCTAAATATAGCTATGCAGCTGCGTAAATGCTGTAATCACCCCTATCTTTTTCGAGGTGCTGAACCTGGTCCTCCATATACAACAGGAGATCATCTTGTAAAAAATTCCG GGAAAATGGTTCTGCTAGATAAGTTGCTCCCGAAGCTGAAGGAACGTGATTCAAGGGTTCTAATTTTTTCACAG ATGACAAGACTGTTGGACATCCTTGAAGACTACTTGATGTATCGGGGATATCTCTATTGTCGAATTGATGGAAATACCGGTGGTGATGATCGCGATGCTTCGGTTGATGCCTTCAATAAGCCAGGAAGTGAGAAATTTGTCTTCTTATTATCAACTAGAGCTGGAGGCCTTGGAATCAATCTTGCGACTGCTGATATAGTTATCTTATATGATAGTGACTG GAACCCTCAAGTTGATTTGCAAGCTCAGGACCGTGCCCACAGGATTGGGCAAAAGAAAGAAGTTCAAGTTTTCCGTTTCTGCACCGAG TATACAATTGAGGAAAAAGTTATTGAGAGGGCTTATAAAAAACTTGCGCTTGATGCATTGGTTATTCAACAAGGTCGACTAGCTGAGCAAAAGA CTGTTAACAAAGATGAACTATTGCAAATGGTTCGGTTTGGTGCTGAGATGGTTTTCAGTTCCAAAGATAGCACAATTACAGACGAAGATATAGACAGGATCATTGCTAAAGGAGAAGAGGCAACAGCTGAGCTTGATGCCAAAATGAAGAAATTCACAGAAGATGCAATCAAATTTAAAATGGATG CTGCTAAATTGTATGATTTTGACGATGATAAG GAAGAGAACAAGGTTGATTTTAAGAAGATTGTTAGTGATAATTGGGTTGAACCACCTAGAAGAGAAAGAAGGCGcaa TTACTCCGAAGCAGATTACTTCAGGCAAACAATGCGCCAAAGCGGTCCCTCAAGGCCGAAAGAGCTTCGAGGTCCCCGAATGCCTCCATT GCATGACTTTCAGTTCTTTAATTCTCAAAGGCTCGCTGAGCTGTATGAAAAAGAATTTCGATATCTTGTG CAAGCTAATCACAGAAATCATACAAAAGACTCCATGGACATTGATGAAGCTGAAG GTGGGGGCGATCCTTTGACAGCTGAAGAGCAGGAAGAGAGGGAGCAGTTGTTAGATGAG GGGTTTTCAACATGGACTAAGAGAGACTTCAATACTTTCATTAGGGCTTGTGAGAAGTATGGCCGGAATGATGTCAAAGCTATTGCCTCCGAAATGGAAGGTAAAACAGATGAAGAAGTTCAGAGATATGCAGAAGTTTTTAAAGAAAGATACAAAGAATTGAATG ATTATGACAGGATCATAAAAGATATTGAAAGAGGAGAGGTTAGAATTTCGCGCAAGGATGAGATCATGAAAGCAATTGGAAAGAAAATGGACCGCTACAAGAACCCTTGGACGGAACTTAAGATCCAGTATGGTCAGAACGAAGGAAAACTGTACACCGAAGAATGTGATCGTTTCATA TTGTGCATGACTCACAAACTTGGGTATGGGAACTGGGATGAGCTTAAAGCAGCATTCCGGACTTCACTTTTGTTTCAGTTTAATTGGTTTGTCAAATCACGTACTACTACAGAGCTCGCCAGGAGATGTGACACATTGATTCGGTTGGTGGAGCGAGAAAACCATGAGTTTGAGGAGAGGGAGAGGCAAGCTCGTAAAGAGAAGAAACTTGAAAAG AATGATACACAATTGAAGCGGCCTATGCCTGTGGAAATAACTGACAACGAATGA
- the LOC108202016 gene encoding monothiol glutaredoxin-S2: protein MERVTSMVSERPVVIFSKTNCCISHTVKSLLHDFGVNPVVYELDKIPGGSEIETALAMLGRDPVVPAVFIGGELVGGANEVMSLHLQRNLRPMLTRAGAMWL, encoded by the coding sequence ATGGAGAGGGTTACGAGTATGGTGTCCGAAAGGCCGGTCGTGATCTTTAGCAAGACTAACTGCTGCATTAGCCACACTGTCAAGTCACTCTTGCACGATTTTGGAGTCAATCCCGTTGTTTATGAGCTCGATAAAATCCCTGGAGGCAGTGAGATCGAGACTGCCCTGGCAATGCTGGGCCGCGATCCGGTGGTGCCAGCCGTGTTTATTGGTGGTGAACTTGTAGGAGGAGCCAATGAAGTGATGAGCCTTCACCTCCAACGCAACTTAAGGCCCATGCTTACCCGAGCCGGAGCTATGTGGCTTTAG
- the LOC108202144 gene encoding monothiol glutaredoxin-S10, with translation MDCIANLASEKAVVIFSKSLCCMSHAITRLFQEQGVSPMVHELDQHPRGKEIEMALKRLGCTPAVPAVFIGGKFLGTANSVMTAHINGSLNKMLKDAGALWL, from the coding sequence ATGGACTGCATCGCGAATTTGGCATCGGAGAAGGCAGTGGTGATCTTCAGCAAGAGCTTATGTTGCATGTCACACGCGATAACGAGGCTTTTTCAAGAACAAGGAGTGAGTCCGATGGTGCATGAACTGGATCAGCACCCCAGAGGGAAGGAAATAGAGATGGCTTTGAAAAGATTAGGGTGCACCCCTGCTGTGCCTGCAGTATTCATTGGAGGCAAGTTTTTAGGCACGGCGAACAGTGTCATGACTGCGCATATCAATGGCTCGCTCAACAAGATGCTCAAAGATGCCGGGGCTCTGTGGCTTTAG
- the LOC108201912 gene encoding monothiol glutaredoxin-S2, whose product MERVTKMVSGRPVVIFSKTNCCISHTVKSLLHDFGVNPVVYELDEISRGREIETALAMLGRNPVVPAVFIGGELVGGANEVMSLHLQRNLRPMLTRAGAMWL is encoded by the coding sequence ATGGAGAGGGTTACGAAAATGGTTTCCGGAAGGCCGGTAGTGATCTTTAGCAAGACTAATTGCTGCATCAGCCACACTGTGAAGTCACTCTTGCATGATTTTGGAGTGAATCCTGTTGTTTATGAGCTTGATGAAATCTCTAGGGGCCGTGAAATCGAGACAGCTCTGGCAATGCTAGGCCGCAATCCGGTGGTGCCAGCCGTGTTTATTGGTGGTGAACTTGTGGGAGGAGCCAATGAAGTGATGAGCCTTCACCTCCAACGAAACTTAAGGCCCATGCTTACCCGAGCCGGAGCTATGTGGCTTTAG